The proteins below come from a single Rhodococcus sp. WMMA185 genomic window:
- a CDS encoding sugar porter family MFS transporter: MTQAQLSDRHHTAKVIGVSVSAAIGGFLFGFDSAVINGAVDAIQGHFNLGSFGLGISVAITLLGCAAGAWFAGRIADRLGRKKVMLIGSALFMVSAIGSGLAVTVYDLMAWRVIGGIGIGIASVIAPTYIAEIAPARYRGALASIQQLALTIGIFTALLSNALLADFASGAANELWLGLEAWRWMFLVEFIPAFVYGVLALLIPESPRYLVEQHRDDEAAEILLHYTGDHDPRERVREIRHTLHHETPTSFSDIRGPVFGLNHLVWVGIGLAALQQLVGINAIFYYSTTLWRSVGFTESQSFTTSVITSVINVTMTFVAILFVDRFGRRNLLMIGSAGMFVSLLATAIAFSQATGSGDNVELANPWGAIALGGANLFVVFFAATWGPIMWVLLAEMFPNDMRTVAMGTAAMANWLTNFVVTLFVPVMTQSVGLWILYGLFAFFALVSLFFVRAKVPETTGLELEEMRT; this comes from the coding sequence ATGACCCAGGCACAGTTATCGGATAGACACCACACCGCAAAGGTGATTGGTGTCAGCGTATCGGCTGCCATAGGTGGCTTTCTCTTCGGTTTCGACAGCGCCGTCATCAACGGTGCCGTCGACGCGATTCAAGGGCACTTCAATCTCGGATCCTTTGGGCTAGGCATCTCCGTGGCGATCACTCTCCTCGGATGTGCTGCCGGCGCGTGGTTCGCCGGCCGAATCGCCGACCGTTTAGGTCGCAAGAAAGTGATGCTGATCGGCTCGGCGCTCTTCATGGTTTCCGCAATCGGGTCAGGACTCGCCGTGACGGTGTACGACCTGATGGCGTGGCGTGTCATCGGCGGAATCGGAATCGGTATCGCATCCGTTATCGCGCCCACCTACATCGCCGAGATCGCACCCGCCCGCTACCGAGGTGCACTTGCCTCGATCCAGCAACTGGCACTCACCATCGGTATTTTCACCGCCCTGCTGTCGAACGCACTGTTGGCAGACTTCGCGTCCGGTGCGGCGAACGAGTTGTGGCTGGGCCTGGAGGCGTGGCGATGGATGTTCCTCGTCGAGTTCATCCCTGCGTTCGTCTACGGCGTTCTGGCCCTGCTCATTCCCGAATCTCCCCGCTATCTGGTCGAACAGCACCGCGACGACGAGGCTGCTGAGATTCTCCTGCACTACACCGGCGACCATGACCCCCGGGAACGCGTCCGTGAGATTCGGCACACGTTGCACCACGAAACGCCCACTTCATTCTCGGACATTCGTGGCCCGGTCTTCGGGCTCAACCACCTGGTCTGGGTTGGGATCGGCTTGGCGGCGCTCCAGCAATTGGTGGGTATCAACGCGATCTTCTACTACTCCACCACGCTGTGGAGGTCGGTGGGGTTCACCGAAAGCCAGTCCTTCACAACGTCGGTGATCACCTCGGTCATCAACGTAACCATGACCTTCGTCGCCATCCTGTTCGTCGACCGGTTCGGTCGCCGTAATCTGCTGATGATCGGCTCAGCCGGAATGTTCGTGAGCCTGCTGGCTACCGCGATCGCCTTCTCACAGGCGACGGGAAGCGGCGACAACGTCGAGCTTGCCAATCCGTGGGGCGCGATTGCTCTCGGCGGCGCCAACCTCTTCGTCGTCTTCTTCGCCGCCACATGGGGGCCCATCATGTGGGTGCTGTTGGCCGAGATGTTCCCGAACGACATGCGGACCGTGGCCATGGGTACCGCCGCGATGGCCAACTGGCTCACGAACTTCGTCGTGACTCTGTTCGTCCCGGTCATGACACAGTCGGTCGGTCTGTGGATCCTGTACGGCCTGTTCGCCTTCTTCGCCCTGGTGTCGTTGTTCTTCGTCCGTGCCAAGGTCCCGGAGACGACGGGCTTGGAACTCGAGGAAATGCGCACTTGA
- a CDS encoding 3-hydroxyacyl-CoA dehydrogenase NAD-binding domain-containing protein, whose protein sequence is MTSIATAFADEVVTNAYTKIIEVPNIEGPVALITLDNGFDHTKPSSFGPGGLTALDAALDEAYAANPVAIAITGKPFIFAAGADLKGVPSIADRDQALELGRLGHKVFRRLRESSVPTFAFVNGVALGGGLEVALHSHYRTASESAGALGLPETFLGLVPGWGGTQLLPNLIGPSNAVTVVIENALNQNKTLSPKKALELGVVDAVFGSADFLEQSFAWAAKVLAGEITPARPEIDRGQGWDDAVARAKAIVAGKTQNNAPGPVRAVELLELARTVDITDPASLDKGFAAEDEALADLLLADELRAGLYAFDLVNKRAKRPAGAPDKSLARKITGVGIVGAGLMASQLAMLFVRQLKVPVILTDIDQERIDKGVGYVHTEIDKLQGKGRLSPDAANRLKSLVSGSLDKAAFAKTDFVIEAVFENLDLKKKIFAELEEYIAPETILATNTSSLSITEMAADLKHPERVVGFHFFNPVAVLPLLEIIKGEKTDDATLATAFATAKSLKKSAVLCGDKAGFVFNRLVTRTLGEVMSAVDEGTPFDVADNAISELGMPMSPFTLLALVGPAVALHTGETLQAAYPERFTSSPGLEALVDAKKSAVWSYGADGKQVVDPEVAALWKQGDKASTAEEVLERTRRAFAEEIQIMLDEGVVAAAEDIDLCLLLGGGFGFWNGGITPYLDRTGTSEAVNGKRFLAPGVASVK, encoded by the coding sequence ATGACTTCTATCGCAACAGCATTCGCCGACGAGGTCGTGACGAACGCATACACCAAGATCATTGAGGTTCCGAATATCGAGGGGCCGGTCGCGCTGATCACTCTCGACAACGGTTTCGACCACACCAAGCCGTCGTCCTTCGGTCCTGGCGGTCTGACCGCTCTCGACGCCGCCCTCGACGAGGCCTACGCTGCCAACCCGGTCGCGATCGCGATCACCGGCAAGCCGTTCATCTTTGCCGCCGGCGCAGACCTCAAGGGCGTGCCGAGCATCGCGGACCGTGACCAGGCGCTCGAACTCGGCCGCCTCGGCCATAAGGTCTTTCGCCGCCTGCGTGAATCGTCCGTGCCTACGTTCGCATTCGTCAACGGGGTCGCGCTCGGGGGCGGGCTCGAGGTCGCGCTGCACAGCCACTACCGCACCGCGTCCGAGAGCGCCGGTGCACTCGGACTTCCCGAGACCTTCCTCGGGCTGGTTCCCGGCTGGGGTGGAACGCAGTTGCTCCCCAACCTCATCGGACCCTCGAATGCCGTCACGGTTGTCATCGAGAACGCGCTGAACCAGAACAAGACGCTCAGCCCGAAGAAGGCTCTCGAACTCGGAGTCGTCGACGCGGTGTTCGGTTCGGCCGACTTCCTCGAGCAGTCCTTCGCCTGGGCCGCGAAGGTTCTCGCCGGGGAGATCACTCCGGCACGTCCCGAGATCGATCGAGGCCAGGGCTGGGACGACGCCGTCGCACGGGCGAAGGCCATCGTCGCCGGAAAGACCCAGAACAACGCCCCCGGGCCGGTCCGAGCCGTCGAACTCCTGGAACTGGCGCGGACCGTCGACATCACCGATCCCGCATCGCTCGACAAGGGTTTCGCCGCCGAGGACGAGGCTCTCGCCGATCTTCTCCTCGCCGACGAGCTCCGCGCCGGTCTGTACGCGTTCGACCTCGTGAACAAGCGCGCGAAGCGTCCCGCGGGCGCACCGGACAAGTCCCTTGCACGCAAGATCACCGGTGTCGGCATCGTCGGAGCAGGCCTGATGGCCAGTCAGCTGGCGATGCTGTTCGTCCGCCAGCTGAAGGTGCCGGTGATCCTCACCGACATCGACCAGGAACGCATCGACAAGGGTGTCGGGTACGTCCACACCGAGATCGACAAGCTGCAGGGCAAGGGGCGGCTCTCCCCCGACGCCGCCAACCGCCTCAAGTCCCTCGTGTCCGGCTCGCTGGACAAGGCCGCTTTCGCCAAGACCGACTTCGTGATCGAGGCCGTCTTCGAGAACCTCGACCTGAAGAAGAAGATCTTCGCGGAACTCGAGGAATACATCGCCCCGGAAACCATCCTGGCGACCAACACCTCTTCGTTGTCGATCACCGAGATGGCCGCGGACCTGAAGCACCCCGAGCGCGTGGTCGGCTTCCACTTCTTCAACCCCGTCGCGGTGCTGCCGCTCCTCGAAATCATCAAGGGCGAGAAGACCGACGATGCAACGCTGGCGACGGCTTTCGCCACCGCCAAGTCGCTGAAGAAGTCTGCCGTGCTCTGTGGCGACAAGGCCGGGTTCGTCTTCAACCGGCTTGTGACCCGCACACTGGGCGAGGTCATGTCGGCGGTGGACGAAGGCACCCCGTTCGATGTGGCGGACAACGCCATCTCCGAACTCGGCATGCCGATGTCTCCGTTCACCCTGTTGGCCCTCGTCGGCCCGGCAGTGGCGCTGCACACCGGCGAGACGCTGCAGGCGGCCTACCCGGAGCGGTTCACCAGCTCACCCGGGCTCGAGGCACTGGTCGATGCCAAGAAGTCGGCCGTGTGGAGCTACGGCGCCGACGGCAAGCAGGTCGTCGACCCCGAGGTCGCCGCACTGTGGAAGCAGGGCGACAAGGCCTCCACGGCGGAAGAGGTCCTCGAGCGCACGCGTCGCGCATTCGCCGAGGAGATCCAGATCATGCTCGACGAGGGCGTTGTCGCCGCGGCCGAGGACATCGATCTGTGTCTCCTCCTCGGCGGCGGGTTCGGATTCTGGAACGGCGGCATCACGCCATACCTGGACCGCACCGGCACCTCCGAGGCAGTCAACGGTAAGCGGTTCCTCGCTCCGGGTGTCGCGAGCGTGAAATAG
- a CDS encoding thiolase family protein, with product MAPSTTNQRNVVFVDGIRTPFGKAGPKGMYAETRADDLVVKTIRELLRRNPQLDPARIDDVAIAATTQTGDQGLTIGRTAGILAGLPETVPGFAVDRMCAGAMTSVTTTASGIGFGQYDVVIAGGVEHMGRHPMGEGADPNPRFLADRLVDQSALVMGNTAENLHDRFPSITKDRTDAYAVASQNKYEAARKAGFIADTLVPVATRSAAGWGLATEDEPPRPGTTVEDLAKLKTPFRPAGRITAGNAAGLNDGATAALLAGEDTATELGLPIGMRMVGFAFQGVDPAVMGIGPVPATEKLLARTGLKIEDIGLFEINEAFAVQVLAFLEHYGIADDDPRVNQWGGAIACGHPLASSGVRLMTQLSRQFAQRPDVRYGLTTMCIGLGMGGTVIWENPIFDGAK from the coding sequence GTGGCTCCATCCACCACCAATCAACGCAACGTCGTGTTCGTCGACGGCATCCGTACCCCGTTCGGCAAAGCCGGACCCAAGGGCATGTACGCGGAGACCCGTGCGGACGACCTCGTCGTGAAGACCATCCGCGAACTGCTTCGCCGCAATCCGCAATTGGATCCCGCGCGTATCGACGACGTCGCGATCGCCGCGACCACGCAGACAGGCGACCAGGGCCTGACCATCGGCCGCACGGCGGGGATTCTCGCCGGACTGCCCGAGACCGTGCCGGGGTTCGCCGTAGACCGTATGTGCGCCGGCGCCATGACGTCCGTCACCACCACCGCATCCGGGATCGGGTTCGGCCAGTACGACGTGGTCATCGCCGGCGGCGTCGAGCACATGGGCCGGCACCCGATGGGCGAGGGCGCTGACCCGAACCCCCGCTTCCTCGCCGATCGTCTCGTCGACCAGAGCGCGCTCGTCATGGGCAACACGGCCGAGAACCTCCACGACCGGTTCCCCAGTATCACCAAGGATCGCACCGACGCGTACGCGGTAGCCAGCCAGAACAAGTACGAGGCAGCCCGCAAGGCGGGCTTCATCGCCGACACCCTCGTCCCCGTCGCCACCCGATCCGCCGCGGGCTGGGGACTGGCCACAGAGGACGAGCCGCCTCGCCCCGGAACGACGGTCGAGGACCTCGCCAAGCTCAAGACGCCGTTCCGTCCCGCCGGACGAATCACCGCCGGTAATGCCGCCGGCCTCAACGACGGAGCCACCGCCGCGCTCCTCGCCGGCGAGGACACCGCCACCGAACTCGGGCTGCCGATCGGCATGCGCATGGTCGGATTCGCGTTCCAGGGCGTCGACCCCGCCGTGATGGGCATCGGCCCGGTACCCGCCACCGAGAAGCTGCTGGCCCGTACCGGTCTGAAGATCGAGGACATCGGCCTGTTCGAGATCAACGAGGCATTCGCGGTTCAGGTCCTCGCCTTCCTCGAGCACTACGGCATCGCCGACGACGACCCACGGGTGAACCAGTGGGGCGGGGCCATCGCCTGTGGGCACCCCCTCGCGTCCTCGGGCGTGCGCCTGATGACCCAGCTCTCCCGCCAGTTCGCCCAGCGTCCCGACGTCCGCTACGGCCTGACCACGATGTGCATCGGTCTGGGCATGGGCGGAACGGTGATCTGGGAAAACCCAATCTTTGACGGAGCGAAGTAA
- a CDS encoding ribonuclease D, with protein MPELPDQTAPHVPGGEPDRPLVPLLAPRDGVPEVVATAEAVAKAAAALNQGSGPLAVDAERASGFRYSARAYLVQLRREGAGTVLLDPIPCATDLAPLAEVINPLEWILHAADQDLPGLAELGLAPASLFDTELAGRLAGFERVGLAAMVDQVLGFELRKGHGAADWSKRPLPESWLNYAALDVELLVELRNEMAAELDKQGKSEWAVQEFERIRLAGPPEPKPDRWRRTSRITSLETQRQLAAARSLWQAREELARKRDVSPGRVLPDSAIIEAAGTDPRSIEALRALPVFGGPRQRRYSRIWLQALEHARALPEAELPPKNPPSTGPPPASRWARNDPAAADRLTTVREALAALAAEVAVPVENLVTPELVRRLCWDWTAPENGDFEAVIEQVLEAGRARPWQRRLTVPVLGEALASAERKRAEDS; from the coding sequence ATGCCCGAACTCCCCGACCAGACCGCGCCGCACGTTCCGGGTGGAGAACCGGATCGTCCGCTCGTACCTTTGCTCGCACCGAGGGACGGCGTGCCGGAGGTGGTGGCCACCGCCGAGGCAGTCGCCAAAGCCGCTGCCGCCCTGAACCAGGGCAGCGGCCCTCTGGCTGTCGACGCGGAACGCGCATCGGGTTTCCGGTACTCAGCGCGGGCGTATCTGGTGCAACTGCGGCGCGAGGGTGCCGGGACGGTTCTGCTCGACCCGATCCCTTGCGCCACAGATCTTGCCCCGCTGGCCGAGGTGATCAACCCGTTGGAATGGATCCTGCACGCCGCGGACCAGGATCTGCCGGGGCTTGCGGAATTGGGGCTGGCGCCGGCGTCCCTGTTCGACACCGAACTTGCCGGACGCCTGGCCGGTTTCGAACGGGTCGGCCTCGCCGCGATGGTCGATCAAGTACTGGGCTTCGAACTACGCAAGGGACACGGCGCCGCCGACTGGTCGAAGCGTCCGCTGCCCGAATCATGGCTCAACTACGCCGCACTCGACGTCGAATTGCTCGTCGAACTCCGCAACGAGATGGCCGCCGAACTCGACAAGCAGGGCAAGAGCGAATGGGCGGTGCAGGAATTCGAGCGCATTCGACTCGCCGGACCTCCGGAACCCAAACCCGACCGGTGGCGCCGCACCTCGCGCATCACCTCGCTCGAGACACAGCGTCAACTCGCCGCCGCTCGCTCGTTATGGCAGGCGCGAGAGGAACTCGCCCGCAAACGTGACGTCTCCCCCGGTCGGGTCCTGCCGGATTCGGCAATCATCGAAGCGGCGGGCACCGATCCCCGAAGCATCGAGGCACTGCGGGCCCTACCCGTGTTCGGTGGACCCCGCCAACGGCGATACTCCCGCATCTGGCTGCAGGCGCTCGAGCACGCCCGGGCGTTGCCTGAGGCGGAACTCCCACCCAAGAACCCACCCTCCACGGGTCCGCCGCCCGCAAGTCGCTGGGCACGAAACGACCCTGCCGCAGCCGACCGACTGACTACGGTGCGCGAAGCCCTCGCGGCCCTCGCCGCCGAGGTCGCGGTCCCTGTGGAGAACTTGGTCACACCCGAACTCGTTCGACGGCTCTGCTGGGACTGGACGGCGCCCGAGAACGGTGACTTCGAGGCCGTGATCGAGCAGGTTCTCGAGGCCGGTCGGGCCCGACCGTGGCAGCGCCGGCTGACAGTGCCCGTGCTGGGCGAAGCGCTCGCCTCGGCCGAACGGAAAAGAGCCGAAGACAGCTAG
- a CDS encoding WS/DGAT/MGAT family O-acyltransferase, with the protein MQRLSGLDASFLYLETSTQLLHVCGVVVLDVSTIPGGYSFAKLEAELAKRTRGIPALRRKLQDSRFNLDHPVWVDDTDFDINRHCHHVALPSPGGRDELARMCGDIAGIPLDRARPLWEMWVIEGLEDGSVAIMSKMHHAGVDGVTGSNMIAQLCGLTAEAAWSSPEEAVETKGAGQASTLDIALGGLLAVAARPAKLLEILPESLAVLPRWVDRARRGDAMPAPFTAPRTSLNGTLTSHRNMAFAQVDLAKVKKVKDAFGVKVNDVVLAMCSGALRHYLEDRRELPDRSLVAAVPVSVHGKSDRPGTNQVSVMLSELGTHMDDPAERLLEIAAGNSTSKGHNESLGASLLHDWSQFAGQAVFGTAMRLYSALGLAERHPVVHNLVISNVPGPPVPMYFLGALIKAMYPLGPIFHGAALNVTVMSLNGQLNVGLMSCPELAPHLWDLVDAFPRALEELLEAAEASLPGKPEASLPEKAETPA; encoded by the coding sequence ATGCAGCGACTCAGCGGACTCGACGCGTCCTTCCTCTATCTCGAAACATCTACGCAACTGCTACATGTCTGCGGGGTCGTCGTCCTGGACGTATCGACTATTCCGGGTGGATACTCGTTCGCGAAACTCGAGGCCGAACTCGCCAAACGCACCAGGGGCATACCGGCGTTGCGACGGAAGTTGCAAGATTCCCGCTTCAACCTCGACCATCCGGTGTGGGTAGACGACACCGACTTCGACATCAACCGTCACTGCCATCACGTCGCCCTCCCGTCTCCAGGTGGCCGCGACGAGCTCGCTCGGATGTGCGGAGACATCGCCGGGATTCCACTCGATCGCGCTCGGCCCCTGTGGGAGATGTGGGTGATCGAAGGACTCGAGGACGGTTCCGTCGCCATCATGTCGAAGATGCACCACGCGGGGGTGGACGGCGTCACCGGGTCGAACATGATCGCCCAACTGTGCGGCCTCACCGCGGAAGCGGCATGGTCGAGCCCCGAGGAGGCTGTCGAGACCAAAGGCGCCGGCCAGGCTAGCACTCTCGACATCGCACTGGGCGGGCTACTGGCAGTGGCCGCACGGCCGGCGAAGCTCCTCGAGATCCTTCCGGAAAGCCTCGCCGTACTCCCTCGCTGGGTGGACCGTGCCCGCCGTGGTGATGCGATGCCCGCACCGTTCACCGCGCCGCGCACCTCGTTGAACGGGACCCTGACCAGCCACCGCAACATGGCGTTCGCTCAGGTCGACCTCGCAAAGGTCAAGAAGGTGAAGGACGCTTTCGGCGTCAAAGTCAACGACGTGGTTCTCGCCATGTGCTCGGGTGCACTGCGTCACTACCTCGAGGACCGACGGGAACTGCCCGACCGATCACTCGTCGCCGCAGTTCCGGTCTCGGTACACGGCAAGAGCGATCGGCCCGGAACCAACCAGGTATCTGTCATGCTGAGTGAACTCGGGACTCACATGGACGATCCCGCCGAGCGCCTCCTCGAAATCGCCGCAGGAAATTCCACTTCCAAAGGACACAACGAATCACTCGGGGCCAGCCTGCTCCACGACTGGTCCCAGTTCGCCGGCCAGGCGGTCTTCGGCACTGCGATGCGCCTCTACTCGGCACTCGGGCTGGCGGAACGGCACCCCGTGGTTCACAACCTGGTCATCTCCAACGTGCCCGGGCCACCCGTCCCGATGTACTTCCTCGGCGCTCTGATCAAGGCGATGTATCCGCTCGGTCCGATCTTCCATGGCGCGGCGCTCAACGTCACGGTGATGTCGCTCAACGGTCAGCTCAATGTCGGTCTGATGAGTTGCCCGGAACTCGCGCCGCACCTGTGGGATCTGGTCGATGCGTTTCCCCGCGCGCTCGAAGAACTTCTCGAGGCAGCGGAGGCGAGCCTCCCCGGGAAGCCGGAGGCGAGCCTCCCCGAGAAGGCGGAGACTCCGGCGTGA
- a CDS encoding DUF3000 domain-containing protein — protein MTSSGSPVEPAEFRSAVAAMNSARVRADIEIGPIRPPQRLAPYSYAVGAEVVHPGGGDAPDQGDGDAFGRLILLFDPEGDEAWNGTMRLVAYIQADLDAVVAEDPLLPEVAWSWLVDALESRGEPLNALGGTVTATTSVRYGDIAGPPHAHQLELRASWTATSVELGTHVEAFCEVLAYAAGLPPAGVAQLRTPGDN, from the coding sequence GTGACGTCTTCGGGATCGCCCGTCGAACCGGCCGAGTTCCGCAGCGCCGTCGCCGCGATGAACTCGGCCAGGGTTCGTGCCGACATCGAGATCGGCCCCATCCGCCCCCCACAGCGCCTGGCGCCGTACAGCTACGCCGTCGGCGCGGAGGTCGTACATCCTGGAGGCGGTGATGCTCCAGATCAGGGCGACGGTGACGCGTTCGGCAGATTGATCCTCCTCTTCGATCCTGAGGGAGATGAGGCCTGGAACGGCACGATGCGCCTCGTCGCCTATATCCAGGCCGATCTCGACGCCGTCGTAGCGGAGGATCCGCTGCTCCCGGAAGTGGCGTGGAGTTGGCTCGTGGACGCGCTCGAGTCGCGTGGCGAACCGCTCAACGCACTCGGCGGAACCGTGACCGCCACGACATCCGTACGGTACGGCGACATCGCAGGACCGCCGCACGCACACCAGCTGGAGTTGCGGGCGTCCTGGACTGCGACATCGGTCGAACTGGGAACGCACGTCGAAGCCTTCTGCGAGGTCCTCGCATACGCCGCCGGACTACCGCCTGCCGGGGTGGCACAACTGCGCACACCGGGCGACAACTAA
- the hemE gene encoding uroporphyrinogen decarboxylase → MSERAVYASRRVLSDAPFLAAAQGRTPRRRPVWFMRQAGRSLPEYREIRAGIGMLESCFDPALVCEITMQPVRRHGVDAAILFSDIVVPLKAAGIDLDIVAGTGPVIAKPVRSAADVTALPRLVPEEVGAVEQAVQLLTAELGSTPLIGFAGAPFTLASYLVEGGPSRNHERTKALMHSDPKTWHALLGSLADTTITFLQTQLRAGVDAVQLFDSWAGALSLADYRDFVLPHSERVFAELESAKVPRIHFGVGTGELLGVMGEAGADVVGVDWRIPLDVAARRVGPGKALQGNLDPAVLFAGPSAVEKQVRRIAREADAAIAAGAAGHIFNLGHGVLPDTDPGVLTEVVELVHSL, encoded by the coding sequence ATGAGCGAGCGGGCGGTCTATGCCTCGAGGCGGGTGCTGTCGGATGCGCCGTTCCTGGCGGCCGCGCAAGGCCGCACTCCTCGCCGTCGCCCGGTGTGGTTCATGCGGCAGGCAGGCCGATCCCTTCCCGAGTACCGCGAGATCCGCGCAGGGATCGGAATGCTCGAGTCTTGTTTCGACCCGGCGCTCGTGTGTGAGATCACGATGCAACCCGTGCGCCGTCACGGTGTCGACGCAGCGATTCTTTTCTCGGACATCGTGGTGCCGCTCAAGGCCGCCGGCATCGACCTGGACATTGTGGCGGGAACCGGTCCCGTCATCGCGAAACCGGTTCGGTCGGCTGCAGATGTCACCGCATTGCCGCGCCTCGTTCCGGAGGAGGTGGGGGCAGTCGAGCAGGCAGTACAGCTGCTGACCGCGGAGCTGGGGTCGACGCCGCTGATCGGGTTCGCCGGCGCCCCGTTCACCCTGGCCTCGTACCTGGTCGAGGGTGGGCCGAGCCGCAACCACGAGCGTACGAAGGCGCTCATGCATTCCGACCCGAAGACGTGGCATGCGCTACTGGGCAGTCTGGCCGACACCACGATCACCTTCCTGCAGACACAACTGCGCGCGGGAGTCGATGCGGTGCAACTGTTCGACTCGTGGGCGGGTGCGCTTTCGCTGGCCGACTACCGGGATTTCGTGCTTCCCCATTCCGAGCGAGTGTTTGCCGAGTTGGAGAGCGCGAAGGTGCCGCGCATCCACTTCGGTGTCGGTACGGGTGAATTGCTCGGGGTGATGGGTGAAGCTGGAGCCGACGTGGTGGGCGTCGATTGGCGTATTCCGCTGGACGTGGCGGCCCGTCGAGTGGGTCCCGGCAAGGCGTTGCAGGGCAACCTCGACCCCGCCGTGCTGTTCGCCGGACCGTCTGCTGTCGAGAAGCAGGTCCGCCGCATCGCCCGCGAGGCCGACGCCGCCATCGCCGCCGGCGCGGCAGGCCATATCTTCAACCTCGGCCACGGTGTCTTGCCGGACACGGATCCGGGGGTGCTGACCGAGGTCGTCGAGTTGGTGCACTCACTGTGA
- a CDS encoding protoporphyrinogen oxidase, with protein MNTTSPNVLVVGGGVSGLVAAYRLRKRLGAAARITLADGAARLGGKLRTVTLAGGPVDVGAEAFIARRPEVPALLDELGLSDQLVYPAGLSPLIWSESSLHPLPQNTLMGIPADADSLRGLVDERALEQIAGERAVPLDWTPGSDMAVGALVGERFGAQVVRRSVDPLLGGVYSGLADTIGVRAAIPTLAEALDRGATSLSAAVVDALPAPSAGPVFGTLRGGYAVLLEALSAAAAVRIVRENIRSLRRDGDGWRADPVGCVDGVVLAVPATELSELLAGIAPRAASASASIPLASSAVVALALPKTANVPPNSGILVATDEALGAKAFTLSSRKWTHLAERGVTLVRASFGRFGDAGIVDAPDEKLVAAARRDLEAVTGVSDAPLATHVQRWHGGLPQYGPGHLDRVATIEEEIAGLEGVEVAGALLRGVGVPACVAAATTAATRLAERMAR; from the coding sequence GTGAACACCACGTCGCCGAACGTCCTCGTCGTCGGCGGCGGTGTTTCCGGCCTCGTTGCCGCATATCGGCTACGGAAGCGGCTCGGAGCCGCCGCCCGCATCACGCTGGCGGACGGCGCGGCCCGGCTCGGGGGCAAGCTGCGCACCGTGACGCTGGCGGGAGGACCCGTCGATGTCGGTGCGGAGGCGTTCATCGCGCGTCGTCCGGAGGTGCCCGCCCTACTCGACGAACTCGGGCTGTCCGATCAGCTGGTATACCCGGCGGGCCTGAGTCCACTCATCTGGTCCGAGAGCTCGTTGCACCCCTTGCCGCAGAACACGCTGATGGGGATACCCGCCGACGCCGACAGCCTCCGTGGTCTCGTCGACGAACGGGCGCTCGAGCAGATTGCGGGCGAGCGGGCAGTTCCCCTCGACTGGACCCCCGGTTCGGATATGGCGGTGGGAGCACTCGTGGGTGAGAGGTTCGGTGCCCAGGTGGTCCGGCGGTCGGTGGATCCGCTTCTCGGAGGGGTCTATTCGGGACTGGCAGACACGATCGGTGTGCGCGCAGCGATACCCACCCTGGCCGAGGCACTCGACCGCGGCGCCACGAGCCTGTCTGCAGCCGTGGTCGACGCATTGCCCGCTCCGAGCGCGGGCCCGGTGTTCGGGACCCTTCGCGGCGGTTACGCAGTCCTCCTCGAGGCGCTGTCGGCGGCCGCGGCGGTGAGGATCGTCCGCGAGAACATTCGCTCGCTGCGACGAGACGGTGACGGCTGGCGTGCGGATCCGGTGGGCTGCGTGGACGGAGTAGTCCTGGCCGTGCCCGCTACCGAGTTGAGCGAGTTGCTGGCCGGAATCGCTCCTCGCGCTGCCTCGGCGTCCGCGAGCATCCCGCTCGCGTCCTCGGCGGTGGTGGCGTTGGCACTCCCGAAAACTGCGAATGTTCCACCCAATTCGGGGATCCTCGTCGCCACCGATGAGGCGCTCGGCGCGAAGGCCTTCACCCTGTCGAGTCGCAAGTGGACGCACCTCGCCGAGCGGGGTGTGACTCTTGTGCGGGCGTCGTTCGGACGGTTCGGCGACGCCGGGATCGTCGACGCCCCGGACGAGAAACTGGTCGCCGCGGCCCGCCGTGACCTCGAGGCCGTGACCGGCGTGTCCGACGCGCCCCTCGCTACACACGTACAGCGGTGGCACGGCGGCCTGCCCCAGTACGGACCCGGGCACCTCGACAGGGTTGCCACGATCGAGGAGGAAATCGCAGGTCTGGAGGGTGTGGAGGTGGCCGGCGCGCTGCTACGCGGGGTGGGTGTGCCCGCTTGCGTCGCCGCTGCCACGACGGCCGCGACGAGGCTTGCGGAACGGATGGCACGATAG